Genomic window (Streptosporangium brasiliense):
GCTTCTGGCCGTCTGGCTCATTTTCTGGCCGCATGGCCATAATTTAGCACGATCGGCCAGAAGGGGGGCGTGAGGCCCGCCGGAACCGGCCGCGGGCCGACCGGGGCGGTCGGCCGCGCGTCAGGCGAGGGTGACCGGCAGATCCTTGATGCCGTTGATGAAGTTGGAGCGGAGCCGGCGGGCCGGGCCGGCCTGGGCCAGCTTGGGCAGCCGCTCGGCCAGCACCTCGAAGAGCACCCGGAGCTCCAGCTTGGCGAGGTGGTTGCCGAGGCAGAAGTGGGCCCCGCCGCCGCCGAAGCCGATGTGCGGGTTGGGGTCACGGCCGATGTCGAAGGTTCCGGGGTCGGCGAACACGTCCTCGTCCCGGTTGGCGGAGCTGTAGAAGACCACGATCTTGTCGTCCTCCTTGACCTCCTGCCCGCCGATCGTCGTGTCGGCGGTGGCCGTACGGCGGAAGAGGTTCACCGGGGAGACCCAGCGGACGATCTCGTCGGCCGCGGTCCGGGCGAGGGCGGGCTCGGCGACCAGCCGCCGCCACTGGTCGGGATGCTCGAAGAAGGCGAGCATGCCCCCGGAGGCCGCGTTGCGGGTGGTCTCGTTGCCCGCGACGACCAGCAGGAGCACGAACAGGTCGAACTCCTCCTCGGTGAGGGTCTCGTCGGCCGCGTCGGGCATGATCAGTTTGGTGGCGATGTCCTCCCGGGGCTGCTCGCGCCGCTCGGCGGCCAGGGCGTTGGCGTAGGCGTAGACCTCCATGGCCGCGTTCTGGCCCTCGGTGGGGTCGGCCGCGTAGTCCGGGTCCTCGGCCCCGATCATCTGGTTGGACCAGTTGAAGATCTTGTCCCGGTCCTCGACGGGGGCGCCGAGCAGCTCGCAGATCACATACAGCGGCAGCGGGGCGGCGATGTCCCTGACGAAGTCGGTCGACCCGCGCCCCTTGGCCTCGTCCACCAGCCCGTGGCAGATGTCGCGGATGTGCTGCTCCAGGGCGCCCATCATGCGCGGGGTGAAACCCCGGTTGACCAGGGAGCGTCGCCGGGTGTGCTCCGGTGGGTCCTGGTTGAGCATCATCATCCGCTGGAGCGCGCGCTGGTCCTCGGGCATCTCGTTGAACAGCGCGAGCTTCCGGCTGGAGGAGAACAGGTCGGAGTGGCGGGAGACGTGCACCACGTCGGCGTGTCTGGTGACCGCCCAGAAGCCGGGCCAGCCCCGTTCGGGGTCGCCTCCGTGCCGGTAGACCGGCGCGTTGGCCCGCAGCCAGGCGAGCTGGCCGTGCGGCGCGCCGCTCCGCTGGTAGAAGTCCTGGTCGACAAGGTCGATTTCCATCTGCTCTCCCATGAGAACCATACGAGCATCTCCTCGATGCCCTTGACGAGACCGGAGCGCGGCCGTCGCGCCTCACCGGCGGGCCGGACACCCGCCACCCGCCTCCCGGGGGCTCGCTCCGCCGTCAGGTATTTGATCAAGCGCTTGGTTACTTCTCTTTCTGAAACGTGTTCTATTACGGGTGGCCGGGACAGTCAAGGGCCGGGGCCCGCGCGAGGCCCCGGCTCCCGGCCGTCCCGGCCGGTTGGCCGGTTGGGTGGGTCAGGTCGGCCGGTTGGGTGGGTCAAGGTCAGCAGGCCGGGCCGTCGGCCGGGCCGGGGTCAGAAGGCCAGGTCCTGCCAGGTGCCGACCTCGGCCGGGGGCAGGGCTCTGGGCAGGATGGCCATGCGGTCGACGGCTCCGGTCAGGCGCTGGCCGCCACCTTGGTCGGCGGCGAAGCGCAGGGGGCGGGAGGCGCAGCCGTTGACGCCGCTCGCGGTGGTGGTGCCGCCGCCGATCCGGGCGCCGTCCACGTAGACGGAGATCGCGCCGGTCCGGTCGGCGGTGACCACGAGGTCGACGTAGCGGCCGGTCGGAACGGTGGCGTCGGTGGTCACATTGCGCCCGGCGCCGATGAAGCGCAGCTTGCCGGCCGGGGTGATGTCGACGATGACGCCGTCGGTGCCGGGGTCGCCGGAGGGCTGGGAGTCGAAGAGCCGGCGGTAGCCGGTCCCGCCGATCTTGACCTCGGCGGCGAAGGTGGCCTCGCGCAGGAAGCCGAGTGTCGTGTTCGCGGTGGTGAGGTAGGTGGAGCCGTTCAGGACCAGCCCGCTGCCGGTGGGCGCCGAGCTCTCGTAGGTCGCGGTGCCGGTGACCGTCGCGTCGCGGCCGTTGCCCGAGTCGTCGGCGACCGCCGTACCCGACGACGGGTCCCAGGCGACGACCGGCCGGTCGGCGGGGGCCGGCGCGCAGGGCGGGACGGCGCCTTCATCGGTGATCGTGTAGGTCTTGCCCGCCTGGGCGTTCCAGGTGAGCGTCTCGCCGTCGCGGCCCGGGGTGACCGTCGCGCCGGTCTCGTCCTGGACCCGGTAGCGGCCCGCGACCAGGGCCGCGCGGACCTTGAGGGTCCCGCTCCTCCCGGGACGCAGGGTGATCTTCTCACCGGTGCCGTTGCGCCAGGAGACGTCCACGGTCACGTCGCCCCGGGCGCGCAGGCCGGTGACCGAGCCGGTCGGCCAGGCCGACGGCAGCGCGGGCAGCACGTGGACCGTGCCGTGCTGGCTCTGCAGCAGCATCTCGGCCATGCCGGAGGTGGCGCCGAAGTTGCCGTCGATCTGGAACGGGGGGTGGGTGTCCCAGAGGTTGTCCAGCGTGGAGGACTTGAGCTGCTCGCTGAGCATCTTGTGGGAGTGGTCGCCGTCCAGCAGCCGGGCCCAGAAGTTGACCTTCCACGCCTTGCTCCAGCCGGTGCCGCCGTCGCCGCGCGCGGTGAGCGAGACCTTGGCGGCCGCGGCCTCCGGCGTGCCCGCCACGATCTGCCGCCCGGGGTGCAGGGCGAACAGGTGCGAGACGTGCCGGTGGGTGTTGGCGCGGTCGTCCCAGTCGGTCTTCCACTCCTGCAACTGGCCCCAGGAGCCCACCCGGATGCCCCGGTCGAGCTTGGCCAGCGCGGCCGTCACCTCGGCCTGGAAGGCGGAGTCGACGTTCAGCTTCTTCGCCGCCTCCAGGCTGTTGGTCAGCACGTCGAAGACGATCTGCTGGGACATCGAGGCGCCCGCGGAGAAGTCGCCCTGCTCGGGGGAGTAGCTCGGGGAGACCACGAGCTTGCCGTCCCGCGGGTCGAGGTGCAGGTTGTCCAGCCAGAACTCGGCCGCGCCCTTCATCACCGGGTAGGCGGTGTCCCGCAGGTAGGCGGTGTCGCCGTTGAAGCGGTAGTGATCGTACATCTGCTGGGTCACCCAGGCCGCCGCCTCGGGGAACCAGAAGGCGGTGGCCCAGTCGTGCACGCCGGTGAACCCGAACGGGTTGGTCTCGTTGTGCACCACCCAGCCGCGCGAGCCGAACATCTCCTGCGCGGTCTTCCGGCCGGGGGCCACCATGGCCTTGATGTAGCGGTCGTAGGCGACGGTCGTCTCGGTGAGGTTGGTCTGCTCGGCGAGCCAGTAGTTCATCTGCAGGTTGATGTTGACGTGGTAGTCGGCCGACCAGGGCGGGCTGGTCGAGTTGTTCCACACCCCCTGCAGGTTGGCCGGCAGCGCCTCGTCGCGCGAGGAGGAGATGAGCAGGTAGCGCCCGTAGGCGAAGAACATCGCCTCCAGGGCGCGGTCGTCGGCCGAGGTGCCGCCGGTGTAGGCCGCGCGGAGCCGGTCGGTGGGGATCGCCGGGACCCGCCGGCCGAGGTCCAGCTTCACCCGGTCGAACAGCTTGCGGTAGTCGTGCTGGTGGGCCGTCTTGAGCTGGTCGAAGCTCTTGGCGGCGGCCGTGTCGACGGCGGCGGTCACCGCGGCGTGCGGGTCCGGGCCCCGGTAGGAGGGATGGACGCCGGCGTAGTCGGTACCGGCCGACAGCACGAACATCGCGCTGTCGGCGCCGGTGACGGTGACCCGGTCGGTCCCGTCGGTACGGCTGCCGCCCTGGGTGATGACCTGGATCTGCGACTCGAACCGCATGCCGTTGTCGGCGAGCGCGCCCCGGACGGTCAGGCGGCCGCCCGCGACCGAGACCTGCCTGTCCGAGCGGGGGGAGGAGGTCCGGAGCGTGAAGGAGACCTTGCCCGCCTGGCTGGCGGAGATCCGCCCGACGATGACGCCGCCGGGGTGGCTGGCGAAGTACTCCCGGGAGTAGGTGACGCCGTCGGCGGTGTAGCCGACCCGGGCGATCGCCTCGCGCAGGCTCAGCTCCCGCCGGTAGCCGGTGGGGGCGGCCGGGGCGTCCGGCACGTCCAGCCAGAGGTCGCCGAAGGTCTGGTAGGCCCCGAACCCGCTCTTGGGCTGGCCGAGCTTGGCCGCCACCGCCGAGGGGGACATCTTCCCGTCCCGGTCGATCTGCGCCTGGACCTCGGCGATGGCGTTCGGCCGGGGGGTGGTCCAGTTGCCGGAGTTGTATCCGCTGGAGCCGGGGCCGCCGGTCCACAGCGTCTTCTCGTTGAACTGGATCTGCTCGCTCGCGACCCCGCCGAACACCATGGCGCCCAGCGCGCCGTTGCCGATCGGCAGCGCCTGGGTCTCCCAGTCGGTGGCGGGCTTGTCGTACCAGAGCGTCAAATCGTCGGGTGTCTGTACGGCTGCCGCACCCTTCTTCGGCTCCGCATGGGCCAGATTCTGCCCATAGAAGCTGGTGGCAAGGGTGATTGCGGCTAGCGCGGTGATGCTGAGTCGTCGTCTTGGGGGGTGGGACAACCGATTCCTCCGATCACAGGGCCGACCTGTCTCAAGGAGATAGCACCGAAACCTCGGAGTAACAAGGCTCGTCCTCCGATGTTTGAAGCCAGTGGATCAACGAAACCGCCCGCGCCATAGGAGTTCCTGTGGATGGGCCGCGCGGCCGCCCGCCCCGGTTAAATCCGATGACTGGTCGGGGTCGGTCGGGAAAGATCCCGTCATAAGGCCACCATCTGCGGTTTCTCCTCTATAACGGATCGGATGTATCCCTCGGTGAGGGGTTGACATCGGGCTTTGGCGTCCTCCAGCATCACGGAACAAGACATCCGATGTATGACTGAAGGGTGCGGTGTGAAGCTGCTGCGAGTTGGACCCGTCGGCCAGGAGCGACCGGCCGTCATGGACCAGGCCGGTAACCTCCGTGCAATCTCGGACCCCGAGATCGACGGTGCTTTCCTCGCTTCCGGGGGAGTGGCGCGCGTCCGCGAGGCGCTGGAGCGGGACGAGCTGCCCGTGCTGGAGGCCGAGGGGCTGCGGATCGGCGCACCGATCGCCAGGCCCGGGAAGGTCGTGTGCATCGGGCTCAACTACCGCGACCACGCGGAGGAGACGGGCGCCGCGATCCCCGCCGAGCCGATCGTCTTCATGAAGGCCCCCAACACGGTCGTCGGCCCCTACGACGAGGTCCTGATCCCCAGAGGCAGCGTGAAGACCGACTGGGAGGTCGAGCTGGCCGTCGTCATCGGCCGGACCGTCCGCTACGCGGAGACCGACGAGGAGGCCCTCGCGGCGGTCGCCGGCTACGCGATCTCCAACGACGTCTCCGAGCGCGAGTTCCAGCTCGAACGCGGCGGCCAGTGGGACAAGGGCAAGTCCTGCGAGACCTTCAACCCGCTCGGCCCCTGGCTGGTCACCGCCGACGAGATCGCCGACCCGCAGGCCCTGGGGCTGCGGCTGTGGGTGGACGGCGAGCCGTACCAGGACGGCGGCACCAAGAACATGATCTTCCAGGTCGCCGAGACCGTCCGCTACCTCAGCCGGTTCATGGTCCTGGAGCCCGGTGACGTCATCAACACCGGCACCCCGGCCGGCGTCGCGCTCGGCCTGCCGGGCACGCCGTACCTGCGCGCGGGCCAGGTCATGGAGTTGGAGATCGACGGTCTGGGCCGGCAGCGGCAGACGGTGGGCCAGGCATGAGCGCCTACCGCATCACCGCGCTGGAGACCTACGACATCCGCTTCCCCACCTCGCTGGAGCTCGACGGCTCCGACGCGATGAACCCGGACCCGGACTACTCGGCCGCCTACCTGGTGCTGAGGACCGACGACGGCGCCGAGGGCCACGGCTTCGCCTTCACCATCGGCCGGGGCAACGAGGTGCAGACCGCCGCCATCAAGGCGCTGGAGCCGTACGTGCTCGGCAAGGACGTCGAGGACCTGGGCAGGCTCTGGAAGGACATGGTCCACGACTCCCAGCTGCGCTGGCTCGGCCCGGAGAAGGGCGTCATGCACATGGCGATCTCCGCCGTGGTCAACGCGCTGTGGGACCTGAAGGCCCGGCGGGCGGGCAAGCCGCTGTGGCTGCTGCTGGCCGAGATGTCGCCCGAGGAGCTCGTCGAGCTGGTCGACTTCCGTTACCTCAGCGACGCGCTCACCCCGCAGGAGGCGCTCGACATCCTGCGCGCCGCCGAGCCGGGCCGCCAGGAGCGGATCGCCTACCTGAAGGAGCACGGCTACCCGGCCTACACCACCTCGCCCGGCTGGCTCGGCTACAGCGACGACAAGCTGCGCCGCCTGTGCAAGGAGGCGATGGCCGAGGGCTTCACCCAGATCAAGCTGAAGGTCGGCGCCGACCTGGAGGACGACCGGCGGCGGATGCGCATCGCGCGCGACACCTGCGGCGACGACTTCCCCATCGCCATCGACGCCAACCAGCGCTGGGACGTGGAGTCGGCCATCGCCTGGGTGAACGCCCTGGCGGAGTTCCGGCCGCACTGGGTGGAGGAGCCGACCAGCCCCGACGACGTGCTCGGCCACGCCGCCATCGCGCGGGGCATCGCGCCGATCCCGGTTGCCACCGGCGAGCACGTGCAGAACCGCATGATCTTCAAGCAGCTCCTGCAGGCCGACGCCATCTCCTACCTGCAGATCGACGCGGCCCGCGTCGCGGGCGTGAACGAGAACATCGCGATCCTGCTGCTCGCCGCCAGGTTCGGCGTCCCGGTCTGCCCGCACGCCGGCGGCGTGGGCCTGTGCGAGCTGGTCCAGCACCTGTCGATGTTCGACTACGTCGCGGTCAGCGGCTCGATGGAGAACCGGGTGATCGAATACGTCGACCACCTCCACGAGCACTTCGCCGACCCCGTGGTCATCAAGAACGGCGCCTACGTCGCGCCGAGCCGGCCCGGCTTCGGAGCCGCCATGCACCCCCGGTCGATCACCGACCACACCTACCCCGACGGCCCGGTCTGGAGGTCCCTCAATGGCTGAGTTCGACGGCCTGCGCGCCCTGGTCACCGGCGGCGGCTCCGGCATCGGCCTGGCCACCGCCACGCTGCTCGCCGCCCGCGGGGCCACGGTGGCCTGCCTGGACGTCAACCCGCCCGGCGAGCCGTTCATCCCGGCCACGGCGGACGTCACCGACGAGGCCGCGGTCCGTACGGCGGTCGCCGAGGCGGCCGGGCGGATGGGCGGACTCGACGTCCTGGTGAACAACGCCGGGATCGGCGCGGCCGGCACGATCGAGGACAATCCCTACGAGGAGTGGTCCAGAGTCCTGGACGTCAACGTCCTCGGCATCGTCAGGGTGACCCGGGCGGCCCTGCCGTACCTGCGGCGCTCGGCGAGCGCGGCGATCGTCAACACCTGTTCGATCGCCGCCTCGGCGGGACTGCCCCAGCGGGCGCTCTACAGCGCCTCCAAGGGCGCCATCCAGTCGCTCACTCTGGCGATGGCCGCCGACCACGTCCGCGAGGGCATCCGCGTCAACTGCGTCAACCCGGGCACCGCCGACACGCCCTGGGTCCAGCGCCTGCTCGACGCGGCGCCCGACCCGGCGGCCGAGCGGGCGGCCCTGGAGGGACGCCAGCCGATGGGCCGCCTGGTGAGCGCGGAGGAGGTCGCGGCCGCGATCGTCTACCTCGCGAGCCCGCTCGCGGCCTCGACCACCGGCACGGTCCTGGCGGTCGACGGGGGCATGCAGGGGCTCAGGCTCCGGCCGGCGACCTGAGGTGACGTGCCGCCGGGCGGCCTCCCCGCCGGGCGGCCAGATGATCGGACAGACGGCCGGATGAGACATCGGCCCAGCAATATTTCACCCCCCACATGGTTTCGAATCGAGGCAACGGTATGAAACTCGGAACTGCGGCGACAGGCGCGGCACTGCTCGGGCTCGCCCTCACGATCTCGGCATGCGGCTCGTCGGAGACCGCCGGCGCCGGCAGCAGCGCCAAGCCCGCCGCCGACGCCGGAGCCAAGGGCGGCAAGGTCGGGATCGACTTCCCGCGCGCCGACTCCGACTTCTGGAACTCCTACAACAAATACGTCCCCCAGCTCGCCGCCGAGCTGGGCGTCGACCTGATGCCGCCGACCAACTCCCAGAACGACGTGGCCAAACTGGTCGCCAACACCCAGGCGATGATCGGCCAGGGGGCCAAGGCGGTCGTCATGGCCCCGCAGGACACCGGTGCGATCGCCTCCACGCTGCAGACCCTGGAGAGCAAGAACATCCCGGTCGTCTCGGTGGACACCCGCCCCGACAAGGGCAAGGTCTTCATGGTCGTGCGGGCCGACAACAAGGCCTACGGCACCAAGGCGTGCGAGTTCCTCGGCGAGAAACTGGGGGGCAAGGGCAAGGTCGTCCAGCTCATGGGCGCACTGTCGTCGATCAACGGCCGGGACAGGGCCGAGGCGTTCGGCGCGTGCATGAAGGAGAAGTTCCCCGGCATCACGGTCTTCGAGGAGCCGACCGAGTGGGACGGCACCAAGGCCGCCTCGATGCTGCAGACCCGCCTCCAGCAGCACCCGGACATCAAGGGCATCTACATGCACGCCGGCGGCGTCCATCTGGCCCCGACCCTGCAGGTGCTCAAGGCCAAGGGCCTGATCGCGCCGCCGGAGGACCCCAAGCACGTCTTCGTGATCTCCAACGACGGGATCCCGCAGGAGTTCGAGGCGATCCGCAAGGGTGAGATCGACGCCACGCTCTCCCAGCCGGCCGACCTGTACGCCAAGTACGCGCTCTTCTACGCCAAGGCCGCGATCGAGGGCAAGACCTTCCAGCCGGGTCCGACCGACCACGACAGCACGATCATCCAGCTGCCGAACGGCCTTGAGGACCAGCTTCCCGCCCCGCTGGTGACCAAGGAGAATGTGGACGACAAGAATCTCTGGGGCAATCAGGTCAAGTGATGACATCTTCTGCTAAGGCGGTTGAAGCGCTCGGGATCACCAAGCGCTTCGGCCCGACCACCGCGCTCAACGGCGCCGGGATCGCCATCACCGAGGGGGAGACGCACGCGCTGGTCGGCCGGAACGGCGCGGGCAAGTCCACGCTGGTGTCCATCCTGACCGGGCTGCAGCGCCCCGACGAGGGAGAGGTCCGCTTCGGCGGGGAGCTCGCGCCGCCGCTGGCCGACCGGGACGCCTGGCGGCAGCGGGTCGCGTGCGTCTACCAGAAGTCGACGATCATCCCCACGCTGACCGTCGCGGAGAACCTCTTCCTGAACCGGCAGACGGACCGGGGCGCGATCAGGTGGGGCGTCCTGCGCACCCGGGCCAGGCAGCTCCTGGAGCAGTACGGCGTGGACGTGGACGCCGACATCCTCGCCGGAGACCTGGGCGTCGAGCAGCGCCAGCTCGTGGAGATCGCCAGGGCGCTGTCGTTCGGCGCCCGGTTCATCATCCTGGACGAGCCCACCGCCCAGCTCGACGGCCCGGCCATCCAGCGGCTGTTCGAGCGGATGCGGGCGCTCCGGGAGCAGGGTGTGACGATGATGTTCATCTCGCACCACCTGGAGGAGGTGTACGAGATCTGCCAGAGCGTCTCGGTCTTCCGCGACGCCCGGCACATCGTCACCGCCCAGGTCGGCGACCTGCCGCACGACCGGCTGGTCGACGCGATGACCGGTGAGACGACCGCCGCCTACGAGTACCGCTCCCGCACGGCCGACGCCTCGGCGCCGGTCGTGCTCGCCGCCCGGGGACTGAGCCTCGGCGGCCGCTACGAGAACGTGGATCTGGCCGTCCGGGCCGGGGAGATCGTCGGCCTGGCCGGCTCGGGCAGCAGCGGCAAGGTCGGCCTGGCCGAGACCCTGGTCGGCCTCCGCCGGGCCGACACCGGCGCGGTGACCGTCAACGGCACCGAGGTCAAGCCGGGCGACGTGCCGTCCGTGCTCGCCGCCGGTCTCGGCTTCGTCCCCCAGGACCGCCACCACGAGGGCTTCGTGCCGCTGCTGTCGATCGCCGAGAACGCCACCATCCCGATCGCGCACAAGCTCGGCCGGTACGGCGTGATCTCCCCGGCGAGACGGCGCGCGCACG
Coding sequences:
- a CDS encoding cytochrome P450; translated protein: MEIDLVDQDFYQRSGAPHGQLAWLRANAPVYRHGGDPERGWPGFWAVTRHADVVHVSRHSDLFSSSRKLALFNEMPEDQRALQRMMMLNQDPPEHTRRRSLVNRGFTPRMMGALEQHIRDICHGLVDEAKGRGSTDFVRDIAAPLPLYVICELLGAPVEDRDKIFNWSNQMIGAEDPDYAADPTEGQNAAMEVYAYANALAAERREQPREDIATKLIMPDAADETLTEEEFDLFVLLLVVAGNETTRNAASGGMLAFFEHPDQWRRLVAEPALARTAADEIVRWVSPVNLFRRTATADTTIGGQEVKEDDKIVVFYSSANRDEDVFADPGTFDIGRDPNPHIGFGGGGAHFCLGNHLAKLELRVLFEVLAERLPKLAQAGPARRLRSNFINGIKDLPVTLA
- a CDS encoding glycosyl hydrolase family 95 catalytic domain-containing protein produces the protein MTLWYDKPATDWETQALPIGNGALGAMVFGGVASEQIQFNEKTLWTGGPGSSGYNSGNWTTPRPNAIAEVQAQIDRDGKMSPSAVAAKLGQPKSGFGAYQTFGDLWLDVPDAPAAPTGYRRELSLREAIARVGYTADGVTYSREYFASHPGGVIVGRISASQAGKVSFTLRTSSPRSDRQVSVAGGRLTVRGALADNGMRFESQIQVITQGGSRTDGTDRVTVTGADSAMFVLSAGTDYAGVHPSYRGPDPHAAVTAAVDTAAAKSFDQLKTAHQHDYRKLFDRVKLDLGRRVPAIPTDRLRAAYTGGTSADDRALEAMFFAYGRYLLISSSRDEALPANLQGVWNNSTSPPWSADYHVNINLQMNYWLAEQTNLTETTVAYDRYIKAMVAPGRKTAQEMFGSRGWVVHNETNPFGFTGVHDWATAFWFPEAAAWVTQQMYDHYRFNGDTAYLRDTAYPVMKGAAEFWLDNLHLDPRDGKLVVSPSYSPEQGDFSAGASMSQQIVFDVLTNSLEAAKKLNVDSAFQAEVTAALAKLDRGIRVGSWGQLQEWKTDWDDRANTHRHVSHLFALHPGRQIVAGTPEAAAAKVSLTARGDGGTGWSKAWKVNFWARLLDGDHSHKMLSEQLKSSTLDNLWDTHPPFQIDGNFGATSGMAEMLLQSQHGTVHVLPALPSAWPTGSVTGLRARGDVTVDVSWRNGTGEKITLRPGRSGTLKVRAALVAGRYRVQDETGATVTPGRDGETLTWNAQAGKTYTITDEGAVPPCAPAPADRPVVAWDPSSGTAVADDSGNGRDATVTGTATYESSAPTGSGLVLNGSTYLTTANTTLGFLREATFAAEVKIGGTGYRRLFDSQPSGDPGTDGVIVDITPAGKLRFIGAGRNVTTDATVPTGRYVDLVVTADRTGAISVYVDGARIGGGTTTASGVNGCASRPLRFAADQGGGQRLTGAVDRMAILPRALPPAEVGTWQDLAF
- a CDS encoding fumarylacetoacetate hydrolase family protein; this translates as MKLLRVGPVGQERPAVMDQAGNLRAISDPEIDGAFLASGGVARVREALERDELPVLEAEGLRIGAPIARPGKVVCIGLNYRDHAEETGAAIPAEPIVFMKAPNTVVGPYDEVLIPRGSVKTDWEVELAVVIGRTVRYAETDEEALAAVAGYAISNDVSEREFQLERGGQWDKGKSCETFNPLGPWLVTADEIADPQALGLRLWVDGEPYQDGGTKNMIFQVAETVRYLSRFMVLEPGDVINTGTPAGVALGLPGTPYLRAGQVMELEIDGLGRQRQTVGQA
- a CDS encoding L-fuconate dehydratase: MSAYRITALETYDIRFPTSLELDGSDAMNPDPDYSAAYLVLRTDDGAEGHGFAFTIGRGNEVQTAAIKALEPYVLGKDVEDLGRLWKDMVHDSQLRWLGPEKGVMHMAISAVVNALWDLKARRAGKPLWLLLAEMSPEELVELVDFRYLSDALTPQEALDILRAAEPGRQERIAYLKEHGYPAYTTSPGWLGYSDDKLRRLCKEAMAEGFTQIKLKVGADLEDDRRRMRIARDTCGDDFPIAIDANQRWDVESAIAWVNALAEFRPHWVEEPTSPDDVLGHAAIARGIAPIPVATGEHVQNRMIFKQLLQADAISYLQIDAARVAGVNENIAILLLAARFGVPVCPHAGGVGLCELVQHLSMFDYVAVSGSMENRVIEYVDHLHEHFADPVVIKNGAYVAPSRPGFGAAMHPRSITDHTYPDGPVWRSLNG
- a CDS encoding SDR family NAD(P)-dependent oxidoreductase; this translates as MAEFDGLRALVTGGGSGIGLATATLLAARGATVACLDVNPPGEPFIPATADVTDEAAVRTAVAEAAGRMGGLDVLVNNAGIGAAGTIEDNPYEEWSRVLDVNVLGIVRVTRAALPYLRRSASAAIVNTCSIAASAGLPQRALYSASKGAIQSLTLAMAADHVREGIRVNCVNPGTADTPWVQRLLDAAPDPAAERAALEGRQPMGRLVSAEEVAAAIVYLASPLAASTTGTVLAVDGGMQGLRLRPAT
- a CDS encoding sugar ABC transporter substrate-binding protein, coding for MKLGTAATGAALLGLALTISACGSSETAGAGSSAKPAADAGAKGGKVGIDFPRADSDFWNSYNKYVPQLAAELGVDLMPPTNSQNDVAKLVANTQAMIGQGAKAVVMAPQDTGAIASTLQTLESKNIPVVSVDTRPDKGKVFMVVRADNKAYGTKACEFLGEKLGGKGKVVQLMGALSSINGRDRAEAFGACMKEKFPGITVFEEPTEWDGTKAASMLQTRLQQHPDIKGIYMHAGGVHLAPTLQVLKAKGLIAPPEDPKHVFVISNDGIPQEFEAIRKGEIDATLSQPADLYAKYALFYAKAAIEGKTFQPGPTDHDSTIIQLPNGLEDQLPAPLVTKENVDDKNLWGNQVK
- a CDS encoding sugar ABC transporter ATP-binding protein, which gives rise to MTSSAKAVEALGITKRFGPTTALNGAGIAITEGETHALVGRNGAGKSTLVSILTGLQRPDEGEVRFGGELAPPLADRDAWRQRVACVYQKSTIIPTLTVAENLFLNRQTDRGAIRWGVLRTRARQLLEQYGVDVDADILAGDLGVEQRQLVEIARALSFGARFIILDEPTAQLDGPAIQRLFERMRALREQGVTMMFISHHLEEVYEICQSVSVFRDARHIVTAQVGDLPHDRLVDAMTGETTAAYEYRSRTADASAPVVLAARGLSLGGRYENVDLAVRAGEIVGLAGSGSSGKVGLAETLVGLRRADTGAVTVNGTEVKPGDVPSVLAAGLGFVPQDRHHEGFVPLLSIAENATIPIAHKLGRYGVISPARRRAHGARMIAELDIKTTGPDQPVADLSGGNAQKVVLARALADDPRALVVINPTAGVDVKAKHSLLGAVEDAAARGTGAVLVSDELDDLRICDRVLVMFHGRVVKDVPRGWTDTELVAAMEGIDD